The following proteins are co-located in the Candidatus Competibacteraceae bacterium genome:
- a CDS encoding ABC transporter ATP-binding protein: MMFPADKLLAPLHSLRRVLPLLWVSTPTWTIISALLILAEVAFSLAALYLTKHLIDALTGADPTGDIQALLLAVILVGAFTLAHLATRAFATLADEIQGQIVADHMDNRIHAKAVAADLAFYESPRYFDTLQRARQAGNTRPARVIGNLLQLTKNAVMLLAIGGLITAIHWLLLPVLLLAVIPGLLVRLYFTRVLYEWQRRRTQLERQAAYIDWLMTSDFHAKELRLNQLGDHLREQYTALRALIRRERLRISQRRTLTELVMSATGTLAFFASLAYLVLEAAQGRTTVGNLVLFLLVFQRAQGLVQALLANVSQFYEDHLYLGQLFEFLDIQPVIADPATPAPIPRPMAQGIRLEQVSFQYPGAPDWALRDLSLRIAPGQVVALVGANGSGKTSLIKVLCRLYDPSEGRITLDGADVRQFRVDDYRRVFSVIFQDYAHYAMTVRDNIRFGDIRLPADAPAIERAAVNAGADTFIRQLRHGYETRLSKMFDDGQDLSIGQWQKIALARAFLHQSQVVVLDEPTSALDANAEFELFQNFRERIGHRAAVVISHRLSTVRLADYIYVLDQGRIVEHGTHDALISQNGVYQRLFERQAFHYR, from the coding sequence ATGATGTTCCCTGCGGACAAACTGCTCGCGCCGCTGCACAGCCTGCGCCGGGTGCTCCCCCTGCTCTGGGTCAGCACCCCCACCTGGACCATCATCAGCGCCTTGCTGATCCTGGCCGAAGTCGCCTTCAGCCTGGCGGCGCTGTACCTGACCAAGCACCTGATCGACGCCCTCACCGGGGCCGATCCGACCGGCGATATCCAGGCTCTGCTCCTGGCCGTGATCCTGGTCGGCGCGTTCACCTTGGCCCACCTGGCAACGCGGGCCTTCGCCACCCTGGCCGACGAAATCCAGGGGCAGATCGTCGCCGACCACATGGACAACCGCATTCACGCCAAGGCGGTAGCGGCCGATTTGGCCTTCTACGAAAGTCCGCGCTACTTCGACACCCTCCAGCGGGCGCGGCAGGCCGGCAACACCCGACCGGCCCGGGTCATCGGCAACCTGCTGCAACTGACCAAAAACGCCGTGATGCTGCTGGCCATCGGCGGCCTGATCACCGCCATCCACTGGCTGCTGCTGCCGGTGCTGCTGCTGGCGGTGATCCCGGGGCTGCTGGTGCGGCTGTACTTTACCCGGGTGCTGTACGAGTGGCAGCGCCGGCGCACTCAGTTGGAGCGACAGGCCGCCTACATCGACTGGCTGATGACCTCCGACTTCCACGCCAAGGAACTGCGCCTCAATCAACTGGGCGACCATCTGCGCGAGCAATACACGGCGCTGCGCGCGCTGATCCGCCGCGAGCGGCTCCGCATCAGCCAGCGGCGCACCCTGACTGAACTGGTGATGTCGGCCACCGGAACGCTCGCCTTCTTCGCCTCGCTGGCCTATCTGGTGCTGGAAGCGGCGCAAGGGCGCACCACGGTCGGCAATCTGGTGCTGTTCCTGCTGGTGTTCCAGCGCGCCCAGGGCCTGGTGCAGGCGCTGCTGGCCAACGTCTCCCAGTTCTACGAGGATCACCTGTATCTCGGCCAGTTATTCGAGTTTCTCGACATCCAGCCAGTTATCGCCGACCCGGCGACCCCAGCGCCGATCCCCCGTCCCATGGCGCAAGGCATCCGGCTGGAGCAGGTCAGCTTCCAATATCCCGGTGCCCCCGACTGGGCGCTGCGCGACCTCTCGCTGCGCATCGCCCCCGGCCAGGTGGTGGCGCTGGTGGGCGCCAACGGCTCGGGCAAGACCTCGCTGATCAAGGTGCTGTGCCGACTGTACGATCCCAGCGAAGGGCGCATCACCCTCGACGGCGCCGACGTCCGCCAGTTCCGGGTAGACGACTATCGCCGCGTGTTCAGCGTGATTTTTCAGGATTACGCTCATTACGCGATGACGGTGCGCGACAACATCCGCTTCGGCGATATCCGCCTCCCGGCCGACGCCCCGGCCATCGAGCGGGCGGCGGTAAACGCGGGCGCGGATACGTTCATTCGCCAACTGCGCCACGGCTACGAAACCCGCCTGAGCAAGATGTTCGACGACGGCCAGGACCTGAGCATCGGTCAGTGGCAGAAAATTGCCCTGGCCCGGGCCTTCCTGCATCAATCCCAGGTCGTGGTGCTCGACGAACCGACCAGCGCCCTGGACGCCAACGCCGAGTTCGAGCTGTTCCAGAACTTCCGCGAGCGGATCGGCCATCGCGCCGCCGTGGTGATCAGCCACCGGCTATCGACGGTGCGCCTGGCCGACTATATCTACGTGCTGGACCAGGGGCGCATCGTCGAACACGGCACGCACGACGCCTTGATCAGCCAGAACGGCGTATACCAGCGCCTGTTCGAACGCCAGGCTTTTCATTACCGGTAG
- a CDS encoding transposase — protein sequence MDRLYYLTNEQFEQINRLLPPEPGRRGRPPTVKNREALEGILHVPRTGTPWRDLPNAYGPWHTIYMRWQRWIARGVWGEILGVVF from the coding sequence ATGGATCGTTTGTATTATCTCACGAACGAGCAATTTGAGCAGATCAACCGGTTGCTGCCGCCCGAACCGGGTCGCCGGGGACGGCCACCGACGGTGAAGAACCGCGAGGCGTTGGAAGGGATTCTCCATGTACCGCGCACGGGCACACCTTGGCGGGATCTGCCGAACGCTTACGGCCCCTGGCACACGATCTACATGCGCTGGCAACGCTGGATCGCGCGTGGGGTCTGGGGGGAGATTCTGGGGGTAGTGTTCTAA
- a CDS encoding PIN domain-containing protein, whose translation MSFFTASESITQHIVLAGEGHVWLCTPVKAELRFGACKSQRVAENQAQLRQFFANIGLPFDDDAAEHFGDIRAALARQGKPIGPYDLQIAAIARAHGLVVVTHNTREFTRIPGLIVENWLVNP comes from the coding sequence TTGAGTTTTTTCACAGCTTCTGAGTCAATCACTCAGCATATTGTATTAGCTGGAGAAGGCCATGTTTGGCTTTGTACGCCAGTCAAAGCGGAATTGCGGTTTGGCGCCTGCAAAAGTCAGCGAGTAGCGGAGAATCAAGCGCAATTGCGCCAATTCTTTGCCAATATCGGCCTGCCTTTTGACGATGATGCCGCCGAGCATTTCGGCGACATCCGCGCTGCCTTGGCTCGTCAAGGTAAGCCGATTGGCCCTTATGACTTGCAAATCGCCGCCATCGCCCGTGCTCATGGCTTGGTTGTCGTCACTCACAACACCCGCGAATTTACCCGCATACCCGGTTTGATAGTGGAAAATTGGCTGGTTAACCCATAG
- the secA gene encoding preprotein translocase subunit SecA yields MMNILKTIFGSRNDRVIRRMRKEVERINALESGIAALSDADLRAKTDEFKNRLAQGEKLDALLPEAFAVVREASKRTLEMRHFDVQLIGGMVLHEGKIAEMRTGEGKTLVATLPVYLNALTGQGVHVITVNDYLARRDADWMGQIYRFLGMSVDVVVAGMSPEEKRVAYGADITYGTNNEYGFDYLRDNMAFGPEQKVQRELHYALVDEVDSILIDEARTPLIISGPAEESSELYRRVNEIVPRLTRQKEEEGPGHYWVDEKAKQVYLTEDGHQRVEDLLLEAGLLHGGESLYDAANLGVFHHVNACLRAHALFHRDVEYIVRGGEVIIVDEFTGRTMPGRRWSDGLHQAIEAKEEVSIQAENQTLASITFQNYFRLYQKLAGMTGTADTEAFEFQQIYGLEVIVVPTHLRMVRKDMGDLVFLTPQEKFEAVLEDIRDCCKRGQPALVGTTSIEVSELLATLLDREKIPHQVLNAKQHEREAEIIVQAGQPSTVTIATNMAGRGTDIVLGGNLQAELKALGPDADAAAREEVRNAWRQRHEQVVAAGGLHVIGTERHESRRIDNQLRGRSGRQGDPGSSRFYLSLEDNLLRIFASDRVAGLMQKLGMEKNEAIEHPWVTKAIENAQRKVEAHNFDIRKNLLEFDDVANDQRKVMYGWRNELMAAEDVSATLKDMSAEALEQTIDQYIPPRSLEEQWDVAGLEQTLEKEFGLQLPVGAWLEADHDLHEEPLRARIHAELEQVYADKEALVGAPWMRQFEKAVLLQVLDAHWREHLAAMDYLRQGIHLRGYAQKNPKQEYKREAFEMFQALVQRIHHEAVGFLARAQFQAEPEPIPEPRRPAPAAMRFEHAEASALAAGEAEEDDSGIEIRRRQQEETAHTPFVREGRKVGRNEPCPCGSGKKYKHCHGQLD; encoded by the coding sequence TTGATGAATATTCTGAAAACCATTTTTGGTAGCCGCAACGATCGCGTGATCCGCCGCATGCGCAAGGAGGTGGAGCGTATCAACGCCCTGGAATCGGGTATCGCGGCGTTGAGCGACGCGGATTTACGTGCCAAGACCGACGAATTCAAGAACCGTTTGGCTCAGGGTGAAAAGCTCGACGCACTGCTGCCGGAAGCCTTCGCGGTAGTCCGCGAGGCCAGCAAGCGCACCCTGGAAATGCGGCATTTCGACGTGCAGTTGATCGGTGGCATGGTGCTGCACGAGGGCAAGATCGCCGAAATGCGTACCGGCGAAGGCAAAACGCTGGTCGCGACCTTGCCGGTGTATCTGAATGCCCTGACCGGTCAGGGCGTGCATGTGATTACGGTCAACGATTATCTGGCCCGCCGCGACGCCGACTGGATGGGTCAGATTTACCGCTTTCTGGGCATGAGTGTCGATGTCGTCGTCGCCGGCATGAGCCCGGAGGAGAAACGTGTTGCCTACGGCGCCGATATCACCTACGGCACCAATAACGAATACGGCTTCGATTACCTGCGCGACAATATGGCCTTCGGCCCGGAGCAGAAGGTGCAACGGGAGTTGCACTACGCGCTGGTGGACGAGGTGGACTCGATCCTGATTGACGAGGCGCGCACGCCGCTGATCATTTCCGGTCCGGCCGAGGAAAGCTCCGAACTGTACCGCCGGGTCAACGAAATCGTGCCCCGCCTGACCCGCCAGAAGGAAGAAGAGGGACCGGGTCACTACTGGGTGGACGAAAAGGCCAAGCAGGTCTACCTGACCGAGGACGGCCACCAGCGGGTCGAGGACCTGCTGCTGGAAGCGGGGTTGCTGCATGGCGGCGAAAGCCTGTACGACGCCGCCAACCTGGGGGTGTTCCACCATGTGAACGCCTGTCTGCGCGCGCACGCCCTGTTTCACCGGGATGTCGAATACATCGTGCGCGGCGGCGAAGTCATCATCGTCGATGAATTCACCGGCCGCACCATGCCCGGCCGGCGCTGGTCGGACGGCCTGCATCAGGCCATCGAGGCCAAGGAAGAGGTGTCGATTCAGGCCGAAAACCAGACGCTGGCCTCGATCACCTTCCAAAATTACTTCCGCCTGTACCAGAAGCTGGCCGGCATGACCGGCACCGCCGACACCGAGGCCTTCGAATTTCAGCAGATCTACGGCCTGGAAGTCATTGTGGTGCCCACCCACCTGCGGATGGTGCGCAAGGACATGGGCGATTTGGTGTTCCTGACTCCGCAAGAGAAGTTCGAGGCGGTGTTGGAAGACATCCGCGACTGTTGCAAGCGCGGCCAGCCAGCTTTGGTCGGCACCACCTCCATCGAAGTCTCGGAACTGCTGGCCACGCTGCTGGACAGGGAAAAGATTCCCCATCAAGTGTTGAACGCCAAGCAGCACGAGCGAGAAGCGGAGATTATCGTCCAGGCTGGCCAGCCGAGCACGGTGACGATTGCGACCAATATGGCCGGTCGCGGTACCGACATCGTGCTGGGCGGCAATCTGCAGGCCGAATTGAAGGCGCTGGGTCCGGATGCCGACGCGGCGGCGCGCGAGGAAGTCCGCAACGCTTGGCGGCAACGGCACGAGCAAGTGGTGGCCGCCGGCGGCCTGCACGTAATCGGCACCGAACGCCACGAATCGCGGCGCATCGACAACCAGTTGCGCGGCCGCTCCGGTCGCCAGGGCGACCCCGGTTCCAGCCGTTTCTACCTGTCGCTGGAAGACAATCTGCTGCGCATCTTCGCCTCCGACCGGGTGGCGGGGCTGATGCAAAAGCTGGGCATGGAAAAGAATGAGGCCATCGAACATCCCTGGGTGACCAAGGCGATCGAGAATGCCCAGCGCAAGGTCGAGGCCCACAACTTCGATATCCGCAAGAACCTGCTGGAATTCGACGATGTCGCCAACGATCAGCGCAAGGTCATGTACGGCTGGCGTAATGAGCTAATGGCGGCGGAGGACGTGTCGGCCACGTTGAAGGACATGAGCGCCGAAGCGCTCGAGCAGACGATCGACCAGTACATCCCGCCGCGGAGTTTGGAAGAACAGTGGGATGTGGCCGGGTTGGAGCAGACGCTGGAGAAGGAGTTCGGGCTGCAACTGCCGGTCGGCGCCTGGCTGGAAGCCGATCACGACCTGCATGAAGAACCGCTGCGCGCGCGGATTCACGCCGAACTGGAACAGGTGTATGCCGACAAGGAGGCCCTGGTCGGCGCGCCTTGGATGCGGCAATTCGAGAAAGCGGTGTTGTTGCAAGTGCTGGACGCCCATTGGCGCGAGCATCTGGCGGCGATGGACTACCTGCGCCAGGGTATTCACTTGCGCGGCTACGCCCAGAAGAACCCCAAACAGGAGTACAAGCGCGAAGCCTTCGAGATGTTCCAGGCGCTGGTGCAGCGCATCCATCACGAGGCGGTCGGTTTCCTGGCGCGAGCCCAGTTTCAGGCCGAACCGGAACCGATCCCCGAACCGCGCCGGCCGGCGCCGGCCGCCATGCGGTTCGAACACGCCGAAGCTTCGGCGCTGGCGGCGGGAGAGGCCGAGGAAGACGATTCGGGTATCGAAATCCGCCGGCGGCAACAAGAGGAAACCGCCCACACCCCGTTCGTGCGCGAGGGTCGCAAGGTGGGGCGTAACGAGCCCTGTCCCTGCGGTTCGGGCAAGAAATACAAACACTGTCACGGTCAGTTGGATTGA
- the argJ gene encoding bifunctional glutamate N-acetyltransferase/amino-acid acetyltransferase ArgJ, with amino-acid sequence MEPLTVTGIRLGTARAGIKYPDRRDLVVVELAAETQAAAVFTRNAFCAAPVTVARTHLAAASPRYLVINTGNANAGTGRQGLADAEASCRNLAERTGCRSEEVLPFSTGVIGEPLPLFRLVTGLSGALATLRPDGWTEAAAGIMTTDTRPKWASRRLTLAGREVTITGIAKGAGMIRPDMATMLAFVATDAAVDPALLREILHEAVADSFNAITVDGDTSTNDACLLLATGRSGASIPATGDNRARFATAVGEVCAELAQAIVRDGEGATKFITVRVEGGRDAAECRQVAYTIAHSPLVKTAFFASDPNWGRILAAVGRSGLDALDLERVTIHLDEVCIVRDGGRTPDYTEAQGQCVMARPEITIRVELGRGEAAARIWTTDLSFDYVRINAEYRT; translated from the coding sequence ATGGAACCGCTGACTGTCACCGGCATCCGGTTGGGAACCGCCCGCGCCGGCATCAAATATCCCGACCGCCGCGATCTGGTGGTGGTCGAGCTGGCGGCGGAGACCCAGGCCGCCGCTGTGTTTACCCGCAACGCCTTTTGCGCCGCCCCGGTCACGGTGGCGCGGACGCATCTGGCCGCCGCCAGTCCGCGTTACCTGGTGATCAACACCGGCAACGCCAACGCCGGCACCGGCCGGCAGGGGCTGGCCGATGCCGAGGCCAGTTGCCGAAATCTGGCGGAGCGGACCGGCTGCCGTTCGGAAGAGGTACTACCGTTTTCCACCGGGGTGATCGGCGAGCCGCTGCCGTTGTTTCGGTTGGTGACCGGCCTGTCGGGGGCGCTGGCAACGCTGCGGCCCGACGGTTGGACGGAAGCCGCCGCCGGCATCATGACCACCGACACCCGGCCGAAGTGGGCGTCGCGGCGACTGACGCTGGCCGGGCGGGAAGTGACGATCACCGGTATCGCCAAGGGGGCCGGCATGATCCGGCCGGATATGGCCACGATGCTGGCTTTCGTCGCCACCGATGCCGCCGTGGACCCGGCACTGTTGCGGGAGATCCTGCACGAAGCAGTCGCCGATTCCTTCAATGCCATCACCGTGGACGGCGATACCTCGACCAACGATGCCTGCCTGTTGTTGGCCACCGGCCGGTCCGGGGCGAGCATACCCGCGACGGGTGACAACCGTGCCCGTTTCGCCACGGCGGTGGGCGAGGTATGCGCCGAGCTGGCACAGGCCATCGTCCGCGACGGCGAGGGCGCCACCAAATTCATCACCGTGCGGGTCGAGGGTGGCCGGGACGCGGCCGAGTGTCGGCAGGTCGCCTACACGATCGCCCACTCGCCACTGGTCAAAACCGCCTTCTTCGCTTCCGATCCCAATTGGGGCCGTATCTTGGCGGCAGTGGGACGATCGGGGTTGGATGCGCTCGACCTGGAGCGGGTAACCATCCATCTCGACGAGGTTTGCATCGTCCGCGACGGCGGTCGCACCCCGGATTACACCGAGGCACAGGGCCAGTGCGTCATGGCGCGGCCCGAGATCACCATCCGGGTCGAACTCGGGCGAGGAGAGGCGGCGGCGCGAATTTGGACCACCGATCTGTCCTTCGACTATGTGCGCATCAACGCCGAATACCGGACGTGA
- the mutT gene encoding 8-oxo-dGTP diphosphatase MutT gives MHVAVGIVTGADGAVLITRRPDHVHQGGLWEFPGGKVEHGESVIAALGRELREELGIAVRAAEPLLRTGHAYPDDRRVLLDVWRVTDFEGEPHGREGQPLVWASLSEMKQFAFPAADAPIIAALLGEVGNPAEP, from the coding sequence GTGCATGTGGCGGTGGGCATCGTCACCGGAGCCGATGGGGCGGTGCTGATCACCCGCCGGCCCGACCACGTCCATCAGGGCGGATTGTGGGAGTTTCCTGGCGGCAAGGTGGAGCACGGTGAATCGGTCATCGCCGCGCTGGGCCGCGAACTGCGCGAGGAACTGGGCATCGCGGTGCGAGCCGCCGAGCCGCTGCTTCGGACCGGGCACGCCTATCCCGACGATCGCCGCGTATTGCTGGATGTCTGGCGGGTGACCGATTTCGAGGGCGAACCGCACGGTCGGGAAGGGCAGCCGTTGGTTTGGGCATCGCTCAGCGAGATGAAGCAATTCGCGTTCCCCGCCGCCGATGCGCCGATTATCGCCGCGTTGCTCGGCGAAGTGGGAAACCCGGCTGAGCCGTGA
- the zapD gene encoding cell division protein ZapD, producing the protein MYQAVCYEHPLNERIRSLLRLEFLFQQLNHAIAGHSSWDSRAALQGLFDLLALTGRNEFKGDLLKELERHGTTLNRLRQVPGVHAATLDSVLAEIDAVIGQVHGLDSLALEAVRQTDFLSAIHNRSQIPGGTCRFDLPAFYHWLQQDASIRAGHLREWLTPLLPLQQAATLLLRLIRESATPQPEIAVRGFFQRGLDSGTPHQLVRVLLPAGNSLFPEISGGRHRFSIHFLEQPNPNRRAVQSSANIAFELVCCAI; encoded by the coding sequence TTGTACCAAGCCGTCTGCTACGAACACCCCCTGAACGAACGCATCCGCTCGTTGCTGCGCCTGGAATTCCTGTTTCAACAGCTGAACCACGCTATCGCCGGGCATTCGAGCTGGGACAGCCGCGCCGCGCTACAGGGTTTGTTCGACCTTCTGGCGCTGACCGGACGGAACGAATTCAAAGGAGACTTGCTCAAGGAACTGGAACGGCACGGCACCACCCTGAATCGCCTGCGACAAGTGCCCGGCGTACACGCCGCCACCCTGGACAGCGTGCTGGCGGAAATCGATGCGGTCATCGGGCAGGTTCATGGTCTGGACAGCCTGGCGTTGGAGGCGGTGCGGCAAACCGACTTCCTCAGCGCCATCCATAATCGGAGCCAGATTCCCGGCGGCACCTGCCGGTTCGATCTTCCGGCGTTTTATCACTGGCTACAGCAGGATGCCTCGATCCGCGCTGGCCATCTACGGGAATGGCTGACCCCTCTACTGCCCTTGCAACAGGCCGCCACGCTACTGCTTCGGCTGATTCGCGAGAGCGCCACACCCCAGCCGGAAATCGCCGTGCGGGGTTTTTTTCAGCGCGGCCTCGACAGCGGCACGCCCCATCAGCTCGTCCGAGTCCTGCTGCCAGCCGGCAACTCCCTGTTCCCGGAAATCAGCGGCGGCCGGCATCGCTTCTCGATTCACTTTCTCGAACAGCCGAACCCCAACCGCCGCGCCGTCCAAAGCTCGGCCAATATCGCCTTCGAACTGGTCTGCTGCGCCATTTGA
- a CDS encoding dephospho-CoA kinase, translated as MLVIGLTGGIGSGKTAVSDRFARHGVPVIDTDLIARELVEPGQPALVDIVTEFGSNCLDSDGRLHRARLRERVFADPAGRRRLEAILHPRIRAVTRERVAALTAIPYCLVVIPLLAETGMSDLVDRVLVVDTPEAEQIRRVMARDRIDAIQARAILVAQAQRDQRLALANDILENDGDLVELDRRVTALHRHYSALAAHQA; from the coding sequence GTGCTGGTCATTGGGCTAACGGGCGGCATCGGCAGCGGCAAAACGGCGGTCAGCGACCGCTTTGCGCGGCACGGCGTACCGGTCATCGATACCGACCTGATCGCCCGTGAACTGGTCGAGCCCGGCCAACCCGCCCTGGTCGATATCGTAACCGAGTTCGGATCGAACTGCCTCGACAGCGACGGCCGGCTGCACCGCGCGCGCCTGCGCGAACGGGTTTTCGCCGATCCCGCCGGACGACGACGGCTCGAAGCCATCCTGCACCCCCGCATCCGCGCCGTGACGCGGGAGCGCGTCGCCGCCTTGACCGCCATCCCCTATTGCCTAGTGGTCATCCCGCTGCTGGCGGAGACTGGGATGAGCGATCTGGTGGATCGGGTGTTGGTGGTGGACACACCCGAAGCCGAGCAAATCCGTCGGGTCATGGCACGTGACCGGATCGACGCCATCCAGGCGCGGGCTATCCTGGTCGCCCAAGCCCAGCGCGACCAGCGGCTCGCGCTGGCGAATGATATTCTGGAAAACGACGGCGACTTGGTGGAACTGGATCGCCGGGTCACCGCGCTACATCGGCACTATTCGGCGCTGGCCGCCCACCAGGCTTAA
- a CDS encoding prepilin peptidase, with product MALLELLAGSPVLFVILTVLFGLMVGSFLNVVIYRLPLMMQREWRAQCAELLGQPAPDDTPRLSLWGPRSQCPHCHHLIGAAENIPLLSYIRQCGRCAHCGVAIGVQYPLVEAASGLLAGIVAWQFGFGWPAAAALLFTWTLLAASVIDLHHQLLPDDLTLPLLWLGLLIALAGLGVDLRDAVIGAMAGYLSLWLVYQGFRLLTGKEGMGHGDFKLLAALGAWTGWQYLVTIVLLSSLVGAICGLALILWRGRARGAPLPFGPFLAAAGWIALLWGEAINRAYLHWLGF from the coding sequence ATGGCCCTGCTGGAGCTACTGGCCGGTTCACCCGTGCTGTTCGTCATCCTGACCGTGCTATTCGGCCTGATGGTCGGCAGCTTTCTCAACGTGGTTATTTACCGCCTGCCGCTTATGATGCAGCGGGAGTGGCGCGCGCAATGCGCGGAACTGCTCGGCCAGCCGGCCCCGGACGACACGCCCCGGCTGAGTCTGTGGGGACCGCGCTCGCAATGTCCGCACTGCCATCACCTGATTGGTGCCGCGGAGAATATCCCGCTGTTGAGCTACATCCGACAGTGCGGCCGCTGCGCCCACTGCGGCGTTGCAATCGGCGTCCAGTATCCGCTGGTGGAAGCGGCAAGCGGGCTGCTGGCCGGCATCGTGGCCTGGCAGTTCGGCTTCGGCTGGCCGGCGGCGGCGGCGCTGCTGTTCACCTGGACCCTGCTGGCGGCCAGTGTCATCGATCTTCACCACCAGTTGCTGCCCGACGATCTGACCCTGCCGCTGCTGTGGCTGGGGCTGCTGATAGCGCTGGCCGGGCTGGGTGTCGATCTGCGTGATGCCGTGATCGGCGCCATGGCTGGCTACCTGTCGCTTTGGCTGGTCTACCAGGGCTTTCGGCTGCTGACCGGCAAGGAGGGCATGGGCCACGGCGACTTCAAGCTGCTGGCGGCGCTGGGTGCCTGGACCGGCTGGCAGTACCTGGTCACTATCGTGCTGCTGTCTTCGCTGGTGGGCGCGATCTGTGGGCTGGCGCTGATATTGTGGCGCGGCCGGGCGCGCGGCGCGCCATTACCCTTCGGCCCCTTTCTGGCGGCTGCCGGCTGGATCGCGTTGCTGTGGGGTGAAGCGATCAATCGTGCCTATCTCCACTGGCTGGGATTCTGA
- a CDS encoding type II secretion system F family protein encodes MTFKWEGTDKRGARVKGELRGVHQNLIKAELRRQGIIPLSVRKKPKPLFTFGDNIVPKDIMLFTRQLCTMLSSGIAVVQALDMVGHSNRKTKVKELILDIKANVESGTALSKAFAKHHLYFNDLYCSLVHAGEEAGVLEVLLDKIATYLEKSEALKAKVKKALTYPAIVLVFAFVVTAILLIFVIPTFEDLFKGFGAELPALTRFVIDLSAVFQEYWYLILGTPVVAVVGFLEARKRSRTFYQWLDRMVLQMPLIGDLVATSANARFARTLSTLFSGGVPLVDALFSVAGATGNYVYEKAVLNMRESVSIGQQLNFAMRQSSLFPDMVVQMVAIGEEAGSLGDMLAKVADFYEAEVDQKVDTLTTMIEPLLMAFLAGVVGTLVIAMYLPIFKLASAV; translated from the coding sequence CTGACTTTCAAATGGGAAGGCACCGATAAACGTGGTGCCCGGGTCAAGGGTGAGCTACGGGGTGTCCACCAGAACCTGATCAAGGCCGAACTGCGCCGGCAGGGGATCATTCCGCTGAGCGTCAGGAAAAAACCCAAACCGCTGTTCACCTTCGGCGACAATATCGTTCCCAAGGACATCATGTTGTTCACTCGCCAACTCTGCACCATGCTGAGCTCCGGCATCGCCGTGGTACAGGCACTGGACATGGTCGGACACAGCAACAGAAAGACCAAAGTCAAGGAACTCATCCTGGACATCAAGGCCAACGTGGAAAGCGGCACCGCGCTCTCCAAGGCGTTCGCCAAGCATCATTTGTACTTCAACGATCTGTACTGCAGCCTGGTGCATGCCGGCGAGGAAGCCGGTGTGCTTGAGGTGCTGCTCGACAAGATCGCGACCTATCTGGAAAAATCCGAAGCGCTGAAGGCCAAGGTCAAGAAAGCACTGACCTATCCAGCCATCGTGCTGGTGTTCGCCTTTGTCGTCACCGCCATTCTGCTGATCTTCGTCATTCCAACCTTCGAAGATCTATTCAAGGGTTTCGGCGCGGAACTGCCGGCCCTGACCCGGTTTGTTATCGATCTTTCGGCGGTTTTTCAAGAATACTGGTATCTCATTCTGGGCACGCCGGTGGTGGCCGTGGTCGGCTTTCTGGAAGCGCGCAAGCGCTCGCGCACCTTCTACCAATGGCTGGACCGCATGGTCCTGCAAATGCCGCTGATCGGCGACTTGGTCGCCACTTCGGCCAACGCCCGCTTCGCCCGCACCCTGTCCACCCTGTTCAGCGGCGGCGTGCCGCTGGTGGACGCCTTGTTCAGCGTGGCCGGCGCCACCGGCAACTACGTCTACGAAAAAGCGGTGCTGAACATGCGCGAATCGGTCTCCATCGGTCAGCAGCTGAACTTCGCCATGCGCCAGAGCAGCCTGTTTCCCGACATGGTGGTCCAGATGGTGGCCATCGGCGAGGAAGCCGGTTCGCTGGGCGACATGCTGGCCAAGGTCGCCGATTTCTACGAGGCGGAAGTCGACCAGAAGGTCGATACCCTGACCACCATGATCGAACCGCTGCTGATGGCCTTCCTGGCCGGCGTGGTTGGCACGCTGGTGATCGCCATGTACCTGCCGATCTTCAAGCTGGCCTCGGCGGTCTGA